Below is a window of Poecile atricapillus isolate bPoeAtr1 chromosome 2, bPoeAtr1.hap1, whole genome shotgun sequence DNA.
TTTAGTCTTCTATGGTTCATTTTCATATTTGGATTGGGGACAATTTTAATACCTTTActtgaagggatttttttctttcatttttcctgtttcaacATGTATGCTGTTAACTCTTACCTTTACTGGAAAGTAGGACTTTTTCTAAGGCCAAAGCTCATTACTTTGAAGCACTGGAATGATTTTAAACATATTTGAATAAGTAATTTTGCACTCTAGGGGAGCTGAACTATACTAAACTGTCCTCCATGATTGACAGTACCCTGCATAAACCTACAAACAAAAAAGGTCTGCTCTGCCCTCTCTCAAAATAGATAAACAGACATATagaaacacaaataaattaaaaaaaaacattggaaGATGAAAAATTTACTTTCTCCCCTGTCCATACCTTTCTCCTCCCTTAACCATACACTGCTACTTAGTGCTAATTAAGTTGAACTATAACAGCATCTCCAGGAAAACTAATTTCAATAGGACGCAGATAACtcctttttatatttctttccttaattttctttcaaatattatGGCCCTTTCTATTTCATTACACTTTGAACTGGTAAAACTGTTTTCTGATatctgtctttttttaaaaatacagtgatgggttatttaaatgttttctctctcaACTGAAATTAAATACCTATAATATACTACTACTGTATAATATTCTGTTACTATCTTAATACTAtcttatattaatatatatctTAATCATATATTTCAATATGATGCAGTCTGTGGTTgagaccatggtgaggcagctgtctCCTGAATGTTGCTGTGTATCTGCACTGTGGCAATAGCCTTTCTGGTATTCAGAAACACAGCAGCTAAGACATCTGAAGCGGTACAGATAGCAAAAGTCTGGCTAGGCATCTGTTAAAAACATATGTGACAACAGTAAGAGCTGCCATCCAGTCTGGACCATCAAAAGGATAtcacaaaacacacacaaaaaaccccatcacTTTCAATCATCTCAGTGGAATTAGAATTATTATACTGCCTTGTAACTTACCTGAAGTCTGCAGTCGCTGCAAAGGATTCCAGCTCTGTAATAGAGAAGACGCAAAGAAACCCTTCTCCACTTCGGAAGTAGTTGTCTCTAATTGCAGCATagtcctcctgccctgctgtaTCCAATATATCAATTTGGACTTCTTCCCCATCCAGAACCACCTTTTTCCTGTAGCTATCTGCTTTGGTGGGCTCATAGTCTTCaacaaactagaaaaaaaacaccttcgTGAAGTAAAATCAATTGCCTGTACAAGGCAATTGCTTCTGTTTGCACCTAAGGATATAGCAAACATATTAAATGGGTACTGTAACTAATAACTAAGCATTGTGCATTTAGGCCCTGTGAAGTACTCAAACACCTCCTAATTAACGCCTAAACAGTTTTAGATTTTTGCTTTCCTCAGCCATTATAAGGAAATGTAGAGGTAATTTCAAAACACTGTTTTGAAATATCTGTGTACTGTAGTACACAGTACTGTGTACTGTGAGGTATCTGTGCACTACCCAAACCTCTTCTTCTGGTTCAGGCACAATATCTGCCTTTGTTCCATCATGAAATCAGGTAGTCCTGACTTTGGATATATTTAGTATCAACCTTTAAAGTACACTGAATGCTTAACTTCTGACTTAATAAAAAGGGATGactttcactggaaaaaaaaaaggaaaagagaaactaattttctttcctctcttcaacagcaacacaaaaacCAGAATAAATTGTTTGTTTCAGGTGTCATGCAACTCAACTAAGTGAAGAAGCTTTGAGCTACAATAACCAAGTTTTAATAGGTCTAGTGAGCaatgcaaaaaaattccactAATATGACAGAGTATCTAACAGCTGAGAAGTCTGGAAAAGGCCAAATTTGACCTTCACAGGTACCTCTAGAAGGAAAATCAGTAATCTCAAAACATGTTTTTGTTCCACTTAACTGCTGAATTTCATACCACATCACATACATTTAGAccctttcagaaaataattctaCAAATGTAACTTGAACAACACTATGTAGAATGCACCTCCTGAGACAACTTCTACTACAGACTCTTACCTCATCATACATAAACTGTAGTGTTAAAGCAGATTTTCCTACACCACCGCTTCCCACCATGATGACTTTGTGTAAAGCCAATGAATTCTGTCCTTTAGGTTTATTTGCTGCCATCTTTGGATTGCAGAAAATTCACAGGTATCAAATgaaaaaatctaggaaaaaaatatttcttcattagttttcttttccttctcccacatGAACTGATACCATGTATTTTTCAAATCCCTGCATATTTAATGAGTTAATTTCAGTTCTGCTTTAGTGAAAGCTACCTGCTCTTCCACTGGAAACCATTTCACAAGTTATattaagctgttttttttttttatttttaattaagggtgaaggaagaaatccttcacCATTTGGAAACAGCATTTTGGTATGtagcattttcttttaatggtgCAGTAGTGTCAAGAATTCTTGATAGTTTACTACACAAGAATTGAAAAAGGAAGTCACAGTGAGTTAACATCATATAAGAAAACATGATATGACAACTACAGGGGAAGGAAACATACTTTTGAAAGGATTTCCAGTTTAAATGGCAAGCACTAAGACACAGCAGCAAGGATTAGATAGGGTACTTTTACAGGAAAAGCAAGCaaacttaaaatttaaaaatacccaGTTTCAGCAAGTCAGAAACCAAAATAACAATCTAGTTTATACAGAGTGGAAAAATTCAACTTGCCTACAAATGTAATTATTTGGTATATTTGGAGTAGCTGTCTCAGTCCCATGACTGCTTGTTCAAACACAAATCTCTGCATCTCACCAACACCAAAGGGCTCTATGACAGCTAATTCACATACTTAAATGTATATGTGCACAAGCACAAAAAGTAGCAATTCtgtaaacttaaaaaaaacaaaacatgcatGCTATAGTTTTAGTGCATCTCTATTTTCCCACACTTTTGTTTCATTCTCTATGTATCCCAGTAGTAATAAAAGTGTATTTGTGAATGCTTGCACAGTTCTTAAAACAGAGGAAATTTCCTGTACAGTGACAGAATGCACTCTCCTTCAGAGACTTAAGGTCAAAACAAGGTCTGAACTCCAAAAGAGACAATGACATCTACattacatatataaatacaagAAAGATTTATGGTAGCAAGTAAAAACCAAATGTAacttatatatattttaatttaaaaaactcAAAAGGAGCACATTCACATGGCAGTACAGCTCAGTTATATAACTACCAGATAATAACACAGCATAGTAACTTGGTATGATTACCTTGTTACCTTTAGCCATTGTAATTATTTGACAATGTAACACTAAAATTAGATCCTACTACAAAATGAATTAACCTTCAGTGCAGCTTAAACAATCAGAACGTGAAGCATGACAACTTTCTTAAAACTTATATCAAAAACCCTAGTTGAGGCCATGCACTAAGGCTTTGTCAGCAGTAATGCAAGTAGTATAAAAGCATGATGAATAAAGCTTCATTGGAGATTAAGCCAATCTTTCccagaagtaaaataaatacatgctATTAAGGTTCTCACAATGCCATGCCAGCAAGCAGGCTGGGGATGAGCAAGCAGCTAGGAGAGATACGGCTGGACCAGCTGACCAAAAGGGTATCACCATGCCATAGCTTAGTAATGAAAGTTGGCAGAGAGGTTTGAAGTTTGTCAGCACTGCCGTTGCTCAGGAACTGCTGGGCATTGGTCAGCTAGCAGTGAGCAAGTTTTCTTTTAGTAACTTtccttgggtttgttttctttttaaaaaaatacttacaaAGTTATAATTATCTcaacccagaagttttcttaCTTTTACCCTTTCAATACTCTCCCCCCTCCCACTGCTGGCAGGGGGAGCAAGCAAGCAGTGGGACTTATTTGCCTACCACGCTAAACCTACAACCTATGTGAAAAAGTCTTGAAACCACATCAGCACTGCTACTCATTCTGCCATCAAAGAATTCTGAAAATGTAACTAAAAATTAcgtcaaattatttttcctagaaGGATTATCTAAGCAAAATAAGCTTAAGTAAGATGCTATATATTCATTATAGATATAACAAAGAAATACAACTAATATCATGCTACAAGTTCTTttcaaaaggaaacagaaaagagCAACCACACATTTCTGTTTTGGCTTAAAAAAGAACCACTGCTTTCTTTTTACTCAAGAGGGAGTACGAGAACACAAAAATAGTTCCAAGCCATGTGCATGCTTTCAACCTACTACATTGTTTTGTCTTCGTGCACTTTtctcttaaaaggaaaaacatgaaaGTCATGCTTCTTAGTATGTATGTCAGACATGTAAGCAAGAAAATTCATCTGTATTCCTCTATCAACAGCCCAGTTTGCAAAGCTTAGATTACAATATATACCTGGATATAGCCTACTCTAAGCTTACTGAGCAAGAAAAGACTATTCTTCTGTAGGTGCACCAATACTGGAACAAGTCCAAATGAACTCAGCAGGACCTCACTCAGGTGAATTTGGGCTAACAATACTAgtctgaaaaatattcaaatgcaCACTAGCAATATTTCACTGTAATATTTGTTATCAATTAATCTCAAGTCTTTAAGTAGATTGAGCAAtgtgaaaatttgtattttactTCAACTTACAATTCAACAAATAGTGTCCCAGTGTGACAAACAAGTTGCCACTTTTTATACTCTGCAGCAGCTGAcccataaaaaacccaacacatttccatttccagttTGATCCTGACAAATAATTGCCAGTAAACAACATTCCATTAAGATTCTGAAAATAGCAAAACTTCACACTATCACAGACTTCAAATCTTCAAGATAAGCTTGTCATAAACACTATGCCACATTTTGTAGTaggagggcagctcagggatgTCAGCTTGCTCCCAAGTTTTTCACAAGCCAATAAAGATATAATGCTGGCAAAAGTCAGGTCTGTTGAGTAGTCAATGTGGAAAGAGCAATAAGTTACAAACAATGCAAGTATGATACTGTGAAAACAACACTTAATCCAAAGAGACTGCTTCACAGCAAATACTGTGCCAGAGAGAAGACCTTGAAAGTGGTAAGTTCTAAGCTGTTGGCACGATTCTACCTGTTTCAGTGtgctttgaaaaacaaagaggaaCCTAGATTCCAATTCTAACAGTAAAGTACCTGAGATGAAGTTTCATGAAAAGTCTTTCTGCCTGTAATTTATATAGCCTGACTTATTTTCATAGGAAGTATTAATTCGGGTCACATCTAGTTACTGAACTGTCCTACTTTATAATTACAATAAAACAGACAGGGACTACAGCAAGAACCCTGTTGTATGAAGCTCAAAAAAGCATACTTCCTTACTAAGCATACCATGgggtttattattattttaatcttcACAGTGCAAAATTATTTGCAGGTCAGAAGATAAACACAGGATTATCCTACAGTGAAATCCTACGTCAGCTACAGCAGAAAGATGTTCACAAAGAGCCAAACACATGTTGTCAATAGTTATATCATCCATTTATACAGGTCAGCTTTTTACCACACCCATTGGAAATCCCATCACATTAATTCAGATCGTAACAtacaaaagtttatttttaaacagttctTCATATAGTTCAACAAGTTGGAAAGGAAGCAAAAGCTTAACTGGCTCAGCAATGCACTGCAGTGTCTTCACCCAAAAGGGCAAGAGCCACTGTACTATGGATCAGTCCTCACCTCCACTGCAGATAAACTCCTAGGAAGCTGCCCTTTTCCAACATATCTGAGCAGATGAAGACACAAACAAATGAATATCTGACAACTCAAACAAAGTAAGCAGTTCTCAAAGCTCCTACAGCTGTTTTGTTGCCTGCTTGCAGACAAACACACCCATGATTCTGTGCTCCATTTAATGGCAAGCTTCCAGTTGAAGctaggataattttttttttttaatttttttttttttttttttgtttttgccagGCTAGGGAGCAATTAGATTAACTAAGAACTGCAGGGGTAGGAATTATAATTAATGTTAGCATCAGTGATAGAATCTTGTCCAACAATATAGAAATCCGATCAAAGGACAGAAGAGCAGGTAGCTAAATAacttttaagttatttttacattattaaGAACATCAAGGAACTTCATTCTGGAGCTGTAAAGCTGTTGCTTGTCTTGAGCGACCGGCTTCTACCTGTATCAATACTTCTCCTAAGTTTTATCCATGACAGCCTGCACAGGTCCTCTGCACAAAAAATACAATGTTACCTTTAGTCCCCCATGGATTGACAGACATCGTGCAGCTCCACCCACTAGAGGAGTGAGCTAGATAGTGTAACACAACTTGGACACAGTAAGTATCATGTTAACATCCACATAAAGTCTTGAAACACAGAACGGTTACCTCCATATCCAGAAGAGTAAGATAGATCATCAGATGCCCGTACAAAAAGCAGTTTAATCTTCAGGGAGAAATCTTTGCAAATACAagttaggaaagaaaaaaaacaaaaagcaggaaTTCTTGATCTCTATTAGTGTTTATTTTGTCCTCATATTTACTATTTCTGCCTAATAAATTGAGATAAATATATGCTTATGGGTGAAAAAACCTTATGGGCTTTATCCCTCATTCATCTTGCTTATCTGATTAAACTGAGATGACTCTTCTTAAACTATCCTGTTCCTCAGTTGGCTTTTTCTTACAGAATAACTTGCTCCAAACCAAAGCATGTTTCCTTACATATCCATTCCATTTGTCTTCTACATCCGTCCCCAGCGTAATAATCTCCAGGTTCATACACTAAAGGAGAACAAAAAAGTGGCCAGCAGAACAGCTGTGTACCATCCAAAGAGGGCAACAGACACCCAATTTagtttgctttctttccttcacAGGGTACACTGTGGATCACAGGGTACAGAAAGAATTCCCTGTACTTAGCCAGCACCAAATATTGAAGAAATTTATACAAACAATCATATCTAAGACGCCTAAATCTCTGTAAAAATGTACCCAAAACTGGCCAAGAGGCCAAAAACTAACAAAAGACAGAGTACATGATCAGTCTCATTTTCTTAGAGAAGGCGACCAAAAGAAGTCAAGAAGCTATTACACCCATTTTAGTTCCTTGGAGTCTTGTAAATGCAATGTAAATGAGAACagatcaggaaaagaaaagcattacACCAAAGTCACATCATTACAGGCACAAATTCAGCTGGCATCTTCTGCACTACTATACATAAAGCTGAATGCAGGCCTTGTGAATATGCAGTTGTCCTTAACAGGAGGACTTTGATTTGCTGCAGACATTTGTTTGAAGGGGATTAGTTAAACATAGCTTTGTATTTACAGATAGCTGGTACAGTTAGCATAGCTGGTTCTAGTTAATAAGTAGAGATAACAGTGCCTCTGTTCAATTGCAAAACCATTTTTTATTGTCAATTTTATAGCCTACATAAAATTAATACATCAAAACTGAATCCTAgttcatttcctttcctttaagAGAAGATTACA
It encodes the following:
- the RALA gene encoding ras-related protein Ral-A, which codes for MAANKPKGQNSLALHKVIMVGSGGVGKSALTLQFMYDEFVEDYEPTKADSYRKKVVLDGEEVQIDILDTAGQEDYAAIRDNYFRSGEGFLCVFSITELESFAATADFREQILRVKEDENVPFLLVGNKSDLEDKRQVSVEEAKNRADQWNVNYVETSAKTRANVDKVFFDLMREIRARKMEDSKEKNGKKKRKSLAKRIRERCCIL